One part of the Gammaproteobacteria bacterium genome encodes these proteins:
- a CDS encoding cell division protein ZapA, giving the protein MKADPVAVTINILDKEFRIACPEEERESLLRSAQYLNTRMREVRESGKVVGIDRISVVASLNIVHELLQNRASLADYDRQVAPRLLALQNRIEHVLDKNRQIEF; this is encoded by the coding sequence GTGAAAGCCGATCCCGTGGCGGTCACCATCAACATCCTCGACAAGGAATTCCGCATCGCCTGCCCCGAGGAGGAGCGGGAATCGCTGCTGCGCTCGGCCCAGTATCTCAACACCAGGATGCGCGAGGTGCGCGAGTCCGGCAAGGTGGTCGGCATCGACCGTATCTCCGTCGTCGCCAGTCTCAACATCGTGCATGAACTGCTGCAAAACCGCGCCAGCCTCGCCGATTACGACCGCCAGGTGGCGCCCAGGCTGCTCGCCCTGCAGAACCGCATCGAGCACGTCCTCGACAAGAACCGGCAGATTGAATTTTAG